In a single window of the Paramisgurnus dabryanus chromosome 23, PD_genome_1.1, whole genome shotgun sequence genome:
- the tmem60 gene encoding transmembrane protein 60 — MKMSLAQRVLLTWIFTLIFLIMLVLKLDEKIHWSWFLIFLPVWTFDVILLLMLIVKMAGRCKPVFDPRNGAENLKKRVWYLVAMLLKLAFCLMLCAKLERLMDVLVSSVCVPLWALLTGALVELGYNVFHFRRD; from the coding sequence ATGAAAATGTCCCTCGCCCAGAGAGTTCTCCTGACATGGATCTTCACGTTAATCTTCCTCATTATGCTGGTCCTGAAGCTGGACGAGAAAATCCACTGGAGCTGGTTCCTTATCTTCCTTCCTGTCTGGACCTTCGATGTCATTCTCCTTCTCATGCTCATTGTCAAAATGGCAGGCCGCTGCAAGCCGGTGTTCGACCCTCGCAACGGGGCAGAGAACTTGAAGAAGCGCGTATGGTACCTCGTGGCCATGCTGCTTAAACTGGCGTTCTGTCTGATGCTGTGTGCCAAACTAGAAAGACTAATGGACGTTTTGGTGAGCTCGGTGTGCGTACCGCTGTGGGCACTGCTGACAGGGGCATTGGTCGAGCTGGGGTACAACGTTTTTCACTTCAGAAGAGACTGA